The genomic interval CAGCCCGGCTTGAGGGTATTCACCTGCGTAGCGCGCCTGCCCGGTGACCTTGGCGACGCCGTCCACGCGGTCCAGGGGCGTGCCGACAATGGGTGTGGTGTCGATCATGGTCTTGCCCCTCTGGCTGAGGCACCGAGCACTGCCTCGCTCAATGCCCGAACGATTGCACGCTGCGCGAGTGCTACCTTGAAACCGTTGTGGCTCAGGGGTTGGGCCCCTTGCAGCACGGTGTGCGCGGCCTGGGTGAAAAGCGCTTGCGAAGGCGCCTGGCCGGCCAGCATCCCTTCTACCGCCGTGTCCCGCCAAGGCTTGTGGGCAACGCCACCTAGCGCCAGTCGAGCCTGCTGGATCACGCCGCCATCAAGGTTCAAGGCCGCGGCGACGGACACCAGCGCGAACGCATAGGAGGCGCGGTCGCGGATCTTCAGATAACGGTAATGCTGTTCGAATGCAGGGGGCGGCAACTCGATGGCGACCACCAGTTCATCAGTTGCCAGTTGATTGTCGCGCTCCGGGGCATCGCCGGGCAGGCGGTGGAAGGCCGCGAAGGGTATCTGGCGTTCAGCGGCAGGCCCCTGTACATGTACTACCGCTTCGAGCGCCGCCAACGCCACGCACATGTCCGAGGGGTGGGTGGCGACGCAGGCATCGCTGGCGCCGAGAATCGCATGGATACGGTTCAAGCCCGTACGCGCGGGGCAGCCGCTGCCCGGTTCGCGCTTGTTGCAGGGTGTGCCGGTGTCGTAGAAGTAGTAACAACGGGTGCGTTGCAGCAGGTTGCCGCCGGTGCTGGCCATGTTCCGCAACTGAGGCGATGCCCCGGCCAGAATGGCTTCGGACAGCAGCGGATAATGCTGTTGGATGATCGGGTCCCAGGCGAGGTCGGCATTGCTCACCAACGCACCGATCAGCACGCCGCCGTCGGAGGTGGCCCGAATGCCGTTCAGCCCAAGGCCGGAGATGTCGATCAGGCGGTTGGGGCGGACCACGTTTTCCTTCATCAGGTCGACGAGGTTGGTACCGCCGGCAATGAAGCGCGAGCTGGCATCTGCCAGGTTGATGGCTTCGCTGACTGATGCGGGCTTGTGGTAACTGAATGGCGTCATGGGGTCGTCCTGCCTTGCTGCCGGGGCACGTCCTTCATCAACGGCATGGCTTCCTCTACTGCGGCGACAATGTTGCCGTAGGCACCACAGCGGCAGAGGTTACCGCTCATCTGCTCGCGAATGGCCTCACGGGAGTCGGCATGCCCTTCGTGTACAAGACCGACTGCGGAGCAGATCTGCCCTGGTGTGCAATAGCCGCATTGGAACGCATCATGGCGAATGAAGGCGCGCTGCAGTGGGTGAAGTTCACCGTCGCTGGCCAGTCCTTCGATGGTCACCAGTTCGGCCCCGTCGCACATGATGGCCAGCGTGAGGCAGGCGTTGATACGTTTGCCGTCGCGCAACACGGTGCAGGCCCCGCACTGGCCATGGTCGCAGCCCTTTTTGGTGCCTATCAGGTCTAGCTGCTCACGCAGCAGGTCGAGCAATGTGGTCCAGGGCTGC from Pseudomonas fortuita carries:
- a CDS encoding FAD binding domain-containing protein, whose product is MTPFSYHKPASVSEAINLADASSRFIAGGTNLVDLMKENVVRPNRLIDISGLGLNGIRATSDGGVLIGALVSNADLAWDPIIQQHYPLLSEAILAGASPQLRNMASTGGNLLQRTRCYYFYDTGTPCNKREPGSGCPARTGLNRIHAILGASDACVATHPSDMCVALAALEAVVHVQGPAAERQIPFAAFHRLPGDAPERDNQLATDELVVAIELPPPAFEQHYRYLKIRDRASYAFALVSVAAALNLDGGVIQQARLALGGVAHKPWRDTAVEGMLAGQAPSQALFTQAAHTVLQGAQPLSHNGFKVALAQRAIVRALSEAVLGASARGARP
- a CDS encoding (2Fe-2S)-binding protein, yielding MSATAPEGVVEHPIHLTLNGQPRSLQVQPWTTLLDLLREQLDLIGTKKGCDHGQCGACTVLRDGKRINACLTLAIMCDGAELVTIEGLASDGELHPLQRAFIRHDAFQCGYCTPGQICSAVGLVHEGHADSREAIREQMSGNLCRCGAYGNIVAAVEEAMPLMKDVPRQQGRTTP